GATAATTTTTTGTTACCTCATATAGACACACTGGTGGATAACACTGCTAAACATTGTGCTTTCTCTTTCATGGATGGATTATTGGggtataatcaaattaaaatggcAAGGGAAGACATGGAAAAAAACCACATTCATCATGACTTGGGGAAATTTTTGTTACAGGATCATGTCGTTTGGTTTAAAAAATATCGGGGCCACGTATAAACGAGCAATGGTGAcattgtttcatgacatgatgtataaagagattgaattttattttgacgATATGATAGCAAATCCACTAGGGAGGAAGGTCATGTGGAAAACCTCTGTAAACTATTTGAAAGATTCAGGAAATACAAATTGAGATTGAATCTAGCAAAATATACTTTTGGGGTAAAGTGAGGAAGTTGTTGGGTTTCGTAGTGAGTGAATGAGGAATTGAAATAGATCTGAATAAGGAGATATTCAAGATTTGACACCCCTTAAAACTCAAAAGGAGGTAATAGATTTTATGGAATGATTAAATTACGTGCCTCGTTTCATCTCACAGTTGACGGATAAATGTGATCCCATCTTCAATCTCTTACGTAAGAATAGTGATGGTGAATGGACTGAAGATTGTCAAAAAAACGTTCAAGAAAGTAAAAAAGTATTTGGCTAAGCCACCAATTTTGATTCCCCCGATGCCAGGAAGacctttgattttgtatttggtAGTGCTGGATAATTCCATAGGTTGTGTTTTGGGGCAATGAGATGGTTCAAACAAGAAAGAGCACACAACCTATTATCTGAGCAAGAAGTTCACAGAATATGAAGCCAAGTATTCCCATCTAGAGAAGATGTGTTACACTTTATCATGGACCGTACCTCGACTTaggcaatacatgttgtatcacaCCACCTTCCTCATCACAAAGTTGGACCCTTTGAAGTACATTTCCGAGAAGCCATCATTGTCAGGAATAGTTTCTCGTTGGAAAGTGGTATTGTCTGAGTATGACATTGTCTACGTGTCCCAAAAGGCTATAAAAAGAAGCATAGTAACGAAATTTATGGTAGATCGCGTGAAAGAGGAATACAGGCCTATAAGTTTTGATTTCCCAGGCGAAGAGATCATGTCAATTTCTAAGTACGAAGAAGAAATTTGGAGGATGTATTTTGATGGAGCATCCAACATGATGGGGCATGGGATTGGGGCAATATTAATCTCCCCAAGTGGACAGTATTTTCCTGCTACAGCTAAACTTATGTTCACCTATATGAACAATGTAGCTAAATACAAGGCATGCATTTTGGCACTTCAGATCGCCATTGAGAAAAACTTAgggttttaaaactttttagtGACTCGGCACTAGTTGTTTACCAATTAAGAGGAAATGGGAAACAAGGGATTCCAAACTAATTCACTATTAAACATATGTGTATagactaataaaaaattttgaagatgttcaattttgtcattttccAAGAGAAGAAAACCAGTTAGTAGATGCATTAGCTACTCTAGCCGCCATGTTCAAAGTAGGATCTGAAACAGAAGTGCAACCTATACAGCTAAGGGTCAAAGACTCACCGACCCACTGCACAAGAGTAGAATCGAGAACGAATGGGAAATCGTGGTATGTTAACATTAAGCGGTATTTGTAATACCAACAATACCCGGATTGCaacttagaaaataataaatgaataactAAGAGGTTGGCTATGGGTTTCTTCTTGGACAGTGAGTTTTTGTACAAAAGAGGATGTGACCAAACCCTGTTGAGATGTGTCGACACAGAAGAGGTGAATCAAATAATGAAGGAAATCCATGATGGAGTATGTGGAGCATATAGTAACAGACATATGATGACAAGGCAAATCATGAGGGCGGGATATTTTTGGTTGACATTGCAATGAGATTGTTTAAATTATGCTAAAAATGTCATAAATGTCATATTTATGCAGACAATATTAACACTCCTCCTACCAATCTTCATGTCTTGGCGCCTCCTTGGTCGTTCTCAATGtagggcatggatgtcattggccCCATCACACTGAAAGCATCAAACGTGCATCACTTCATCTTTGTAGTGATTGATTATTTTACCAAGTGGGTTGAAGTCGCTTCATATGTCAATGTAACTCGATCAGTGATctacaaatttttgaaaaaagaggTCATTTGTTAGTACGATTTACCAGAAAGAATCATCTTAGATAATGCAATAACTTGAACAATGCCTTTATAGATGAGGTTTGCATACAATTTAAGAGCAAGCATCAAAATTCTACGCCATATCGTTCAAAAATGAATAGGGCAATCGAGGTCGCAAACAAGAAGATCAAGAAGATCATTTCTAAGACAACAGAAACCTATagggattggcatgagaaactCTCTTTTGCTGTCCACTCATACCGCACATCAGTGAGGACTTCGACTGGAGCTACTCCATTTTCATTAGTGTATGGCATGGAGGTCATTTTACCTATTGAGGTGCAAATCCCATCTCTAAGTGTTAATGGAGGTGTGACTGGAGGAGGCTGAATGGGTGCAAGAGAGATATGAgcaattgaatttaattgaggAAAAGAGATTAGTAACTTTATGTCATGGCCAATTGTATTAGCAAATAATGATGAAGGCCTATAACAAGAAAGTGCGACCAAAGTAGTTTAGAGAAAGGGATTTGGTACTGAAGAAGATTCTGTTATATGTTCATGATCATCGGGGAAAATGGACGCAAAAATAGGAGGGACCGTATGTGGTGAAGAAAGCTTTCTCTGGTGGAGCATTGATTCTCGCTAAAATGGACAGTGACAAGATGTCAAACTTTGTAAATTCTGATGCAGTGAAAAATACTTTGCTTAAAAACTAAGCTTGATTTTCTTAAAGACTTATTCGCATTGAGTAACAttggatttttttgttttgtttttctttatttgtcaTGTTTGAGGTTACGTTTTACCTTGGAATCTTGCATTCACCTTAAGGTTAATTACTTAATAGTTGGCCATGTTTAAAGTGACGAATGGCATTTTTGAAATATCCttcacttaaagaaaatttcatctGTTAACCACTTTGGGTCATATTGTTTGCTCAAAATTGACCCTTACCAAGGATCACCCTCCACTTTATAGGAAATTTTGTGTGGTTTTGGGTATGGATCGATAATTTTACAACATTGTGAGACAAACATGATATTATGcgttcaaattgaaaatatggacACATTCCCAAGAATGACTTTGTGATGAGATTAAccatattttgaaatgataaatggCATTCTTTTGTTCTCCTCGTCACTTAGAGAAAATTATATCCCTTGCTATCCTATTTTGAGCCTGATTTATCTTCtttttaaaccctaattaaagTCATCCATCGAACATCATGGATTGACAAGAAAGatcatgaaaaatgaaagaaaattctaaattctTGATCTCattctgaaaaagaaaaaagaagaaatagggaaaacgaataagaaaaaaaataaataaatgaattaggAAGGAGTAAGAACAAAGAAAAGTGATTGGGAGATGGAAGGAgcaatcaaaaatttaaaataactcaTCATGGTTTTTATGCtctttcatataatatatattttagcttggaaaacctTTCTCTATTTGACCCTTAACCCTCAAACCACGTTACAATCCTTAAAAGACCATTTTGATCGAATATGTTTGTTCAAATCAAGAAGTTAATCCTTGGGAAATTGTGACGTCttcaataacataaaagaaGGAAATGAACTCTAGGGTGAAAACTTAGAAATGAGCAGTCTAGAGAgatttctaaaaaatcaaaaagaaaacaaaggatATGAGATGCCTTAGAGGATAATGAAGATTTCCTGAAGAAATTGATCTTTCGGTACGAGCCCTAAAGTCATCTATTTGAGCCTATTTTAGCCCTTTCTTTGGCACCCAAACTCGAGCTAACACTATAACCTTGGAACAAGTTCATCTCTGATTGCTCATGGCAGGTTTAAACTAGGGAATTAATATACTTGGAGAATGTAAAAGTCTATAGAAAGAAGATTTTGCTtatatcaagaaaaaaaaaagaaaaaaacacaaagacaaaaataataaaacgaaaaaaagaaaaaaaagaaacaaaaaataaagagatagcAAGAGAAAGGAACTATATTGAAGAATATCTACTTTAAGATGCAATTTTGCAAAAGAACATGGTACAAGGTTCACAATTGGAACAGTCCAAAGTTAGGAACAGGAAATTCGGCTTCATAAGAATTAACAAGTTGACTTTTGATGCAAGAAATTTACGTTTCAATGGTGGATTTATGAAATCCATAGTACCAAGTTTGTTAAGTGAATTAtcatttgagaatttaatttacaagtcataaaatcattttgaaatttgttaagGTGATATcccatgaaatttgattttcatgatctGTTGTGTGTGTATAGGGATTTGATcttttttaacctaaaaacatGATTCTCAAAATGATTACcttttatgaaaaattcaagaaacaaagaaaggaaaacatTCATTGCATTTAGAGGCCCAGGTCTGGAGGTCcgtttacttt
The Gossypium raimondii isolate GPD5lz chromosome 8, ASM2569854v1, whole genome shotgun sequence DNA segment above includes these coding regions:
- the LOC128043044 gene encoding uncharacterized protein LOC128043044, translated to MCYTLSWTVPRLRQYMLYHTTFLITKLDPLKYISEKPSLSGIVSRWKVVLSEYDIVYVSQKAIKRSIVTKFMVDRVKEEYRPISFDFPGEEIMSISKYEEEIWRMYFDGASNMMGHGIGAILISPSGQYFPATAKLMFTYMNNVAKYKACILALQIAIEKNLGF